ATTCCTTGTCGTGCGTAAAGTCAGTGAACTCCGAGAGCACTTCAGGGAAGCTGTCCGCCACCGCCACGTTAACATTGACTATAGCTGAACGAGAGGGCTGCCCATTATCCTCCACAACAACAGTGAGCCTTTGTTTCACAGCATCTTTATCATTGACTTGGCGTACAGTTCTCATTTCCCCATTCTGTAAGCCCACTTCAAACAGCGCCCTGTCTGTCGCTTTCTGCAGTTTATAAGAGAGCCAAGCATTCTGTCCAGAGTCCACATCAACAGCCACCACTTTAGTAACAAGATAGCCAACATCTGCTGAACGAGGTACCATTTCAGCCACCAGAGAGCTGCTAGTCTGGACTGGATACAGAACCTGAGGCGCGTTGTCATTCTGGTCCTGGATCATTATTTTCACAGTCACATTGCTACTGAGAGGAGGGGAGCCTCCATCCTGCGCTTTTACGCGGAACTGGAAATCCTTGATCTGCTCGTAGTCAAAAGAGCGCACTGCATGGATGACTCCACTATCAGCACTAACGGACACATATGAGGAGACGGGAACTCCGTTAACCAAGGACTCCTCCAGTATGTAAGAAACACGGGCATTCTGGTTCCAGTCATCGTCTCTGGCTTTCACTGTGAATATAGAGAGGCCCGGTGTGTTGTTTTCTATAATGTAGGCCTCATATGAGCTCCTCTCAAAGACAGGCGCGTTGTCATTCACATCTGATATCTGTAAGGTGAGAGTGACGCTGCTGGAGAGGGAGGGCACGCCCTCATCAGAACACATCACACTGATGTTATACTCAGAGGCTCTCTCTCGGTCCAAGTCGCTGTCAGTTACTAAGCTATAGAAATGATTCGACGTTGATTTAATTGTAAATGGAATGTTTTCATTTATGGAACACTCTACTTTACCATTGTCACCCGAGTCTGAGTCTTGAACATTGATAATTGTTACAACTGTGCCAGACACAGAATCTTCGAATATTGCATTTGTCTTAGACATAATATTAATGATTGGTTTGTTATCATTTAAATCAGAAACATCGACGATTACTTTGCAAGAATCTATGAGTCCTCCGGCGTCTCTTGCTTGAATGTCAATTTGATATTTTTTCATTCTTTCGTAATCAATATTTCCTAATAGACTCACTACACCGTCGTCATCATCAACTTCAAATAATTCAGCACCGCCTTCGACGATGTTTGACATAGAATATGTCACTTTTCCGTATGAGTCTTGATCAGCATCAGTCGCGCTTACTGTAGCTACAATGGTGCCTTTAGGCGCGTTCTCGGTTACACTGACCTTGTAAACTGCTTGGGAACAGACAGGTGCATTATCATTGGCGTCTAGTACAGTGATGATTATCCGCATTGTTCCTGATAGCTGAGGCTCTCCTCCATCTACTGCTGTCAAAATCAGCGATATCTGCTCCTGTTTCTCTCGGTCTAGAGGCGTCTGCAAGACCATTTCCACATTTTTACTACCGTCAGGTAAAATGTGTGATTTTAATATGAAATTATCGGTTGATTTTAGGGTGTagctctgcaggtcattcacaccAACGTCATTATCAACTGCTCTATCCAAAACGAACCTAGCTCCGGGCTGTGATGACTCACTTATTTCGAATTCCATTTCATTATTTTTGAAACCCGGTGAATTATCATTGATGTCTGTGATCTCAATCGTTAAACTGTAAAATTCCAATGGGTTTTCAAGTAGAATTTGATGGTGTAAAGCGCATGGCGTCGTCTCTCCACACAACGCTTCACGGTCTATTCTTTCCTTGATAAAGAGCACTCCCCTTTCTGTATTCAGCTCGATGTATTCAGCGCTGTCTCCAGTATAAATACGAGCTTTACCTGATTTCAGTCTTTTGATATCTAAACCCAAATCCTGCGCGATGTTACCGACTAAAGAGCCTGTCGCCATTTCCTCTGGAATGGAGTAACTGACCTGCCCGTTCACTGAACTGAGAGAGAGGACCGAGATAAACAACAGTACTTGCCGTGTCATTGTTCTGTTCGACATATCCTTTTCACAATGAAACCATAAACACCATATAATCCATTAAACACTTTGCAGTGTTCCGTTAAAAGTAAGTTCAGAAAATAGCACAATTATCTGCCAATAATCAGTCTCTCTGGAACAAAAGAATCCAATATCGGAGTCTCCGTGCTCGGTGTTCTCTGTAACCGGACTGCGCGCTCTGCGTgcggctctctctttctcttaatATATCGAGATGATGGGGGAAGTACTGCTGCAAATCTGCTCTAAAACTGCAACACACTGACCAACAGCGTCCCTCTGAGTTCAATGCACTGAACTACAGATTACTTTAAAACAATAAACGAATCGAAACATATTGTACATGAGAAGGTTTGAGTATCCGAAGGATAGAACACAGAATACTATCAGGTGAAATCAGCACATATAGGCCCAATGCATGATGACAAATGGAAACCAATATGGCAGGAGGATGTGGGCAAATAATGTACAACGAAAAGCACGTTGCGTGAAATTAGACAACTGTGGGTGACAACAAGCACGCCTTTGAAATTCACACTCTTTGCAAAGCAACTCTGTCCATGATAGTGCTTCTGAAATGGCCACATATCAGTGGAATGAAAAGCATTTCTGACAGACTCGATACAACGTCAAATGTAAACATAGGATACAgatgaaaaaaataaagttttacGGAATATCTAATGACTAAAACATAACAGATGTATATTGGGGAATCGCGCGCGGAACTGGAAATCCTCCATCTGCTCGTAATCAGACGTATAGTCCTATCAAGTTGAACCCAACCCTGTCATGTGGAATATATTAACACATTTAGAACAACTGTAAACATAGATCCCAGAGGATGTGGACAAGCAATCTCCAACAAGATACACGTCGCTGAAACGACAGAAAAGAAAACCGGATGTATGGACGCACGTGTGCTTCCTATACAATCTATACACATGGCTGATATAGATTTAAGAATTTAATTCTTATAACAGCGAACAATCCATGTCAATTGGTGATGAATTTACAACATCGGTGGAATGAATAGAATGTATGTGCATGGACAGTTTCCAAAATAAAAGACTCGATTGTAAACAGTTAAACACGATTAAACAATAAATTAGACATACAAATACAGCGTTGAGGGGGAAATGAATTATTTAAATATAACAGACCTCCAATGGcgagtctggttcatccaggATGTTCTTTCGTTCTGCATCCGCTGCATCGTCCCTGTAGAACTGTCCATTATCAGTACGTTCTGACTACAGGGTCTGGCGAACTGACAGCCACTCTTTCTGGAGTCAGTCGTCCTGCACACCTCGTAATTGTACACGTGCTGTAGAGTTCCTGTCCCCAAAGTGTCTGCGTAACGCGGTGGATAATACGGAATAACCGGGAGATTGGAATGATAGAGGACGCGAGACTGTCTCCATCTGTATATTTTCACTGATATAATAACCACTAAACACGTGATAAACAGAAATGAGACTACAGCCAAAGCCAAGACTAAGTAAAAGGTCAGGTTGTCATTGTACTCCTTGTCGTGCGTGAAGTCAGTGAACTCCGAGAGCACTTCAGGGAAGCTGTCCGCCACCGCCACGTTAACATTGACTGTAGCTGAACGAGAGGGCTGTCCGTTGTCCTCCACTACAACAGTGAGCCTTTGTTTCACAACATCTTTATCATTGACTTGGCGTATAGTTCTTATTTCTCCATTCTGTAAGCCCACTTCAAACAGCGCCCTGTCTGTCGTTTTCTGCAGTTTATACGAGAGCCAGGCATTCTGACCGGAGTCCACATCAACAGCCACCACTTTAGTCACAAGATAGCCCACATCTGCTGAACGAGGCACCATTTCAGCCACCAGAGAGCTGCTAGTCTGGACTGGATACAGAACCTGAGGCGCGTTGTCATTCTGGTCCTGGATCATTATTTTCACAGTCACATTGCTACTGAGAGGAGGGGAGCCTCCATCCTGGGCTTTTACGTGGAACTGGAAATATTTGATATGCTCATAGTCAAAAGAGCGCACTGCATGTATGACTCCACTATCAGCACTGACGGACACATATGAGGAGACAGGCACTCCGTTAACCGAGGAGTCCTCCAGTATGTAAGAAACACGGGCATTCTGGTTCCAGTCAGCGTCTCTGGCTTTCACTGCGAATATAGAGAGGCCCGGTGTGTTGTTTTCTATAATGTAGGCCTCATATGAGCTCCTCTCAAAGACAGGCGCGTTGTCATTCACATCTGATATCTGTAAGGTGAGAGTGACGCTGCTGGATAGCGAGGGCACGCCTTCATCAGAGCAGGTCACACTGATGTTATACTCAGAGGCTCTCTCTCGGTCCAAATCACTGTCTGTTACTAGGCTATAGAAGCCGTTCGATGTAGATTTAATGGTGAAAGGAATGTTTTCACTTAAAACACAATTCACGACTCCGTTATTATCAGAGTCTGGGTCGTGGACACTCATTACAGCGATAATAGTCTGGGAAGGGGAATTTTCTGCTATTGATTTAGAAGTGGACATCATGTCAATCAAAGGGTTGTTGTCGTTAACGTCTGCAATGTCCACTACTAATTTACTGGAATCTGAAAGACCACCTTGATCCTTTGCTTCTATGTCAATCTGGTAATGTTTAGCTGTTTCATAGTCGACCTTGCCTATCAAACGCACCTCGCCATTGCGTTCATCTATTTCAAATAGATCCAAAATACCATCGATACTACTTGATATTGAGTAAGTGACTAAACCGTTTGATCCGTTGTCTATATCAGTTGCACGAACTGTAGTTAATAATGTACCCCTCTGTGAATTTTCCACCAAACTGGCCTTATATATTGCCTGCGTAAAAACCGGAGCATTGTCATTTACATCCAACACAGTGACGTGTATCTGCACTGTTCCAGACATCTTAGGCTCACCTCCATCGAGGGCGGTTAACACTAAAGATATCTGCTCCTGTTTCTCTCGATCTAAAGGCTTCTGCAAAACCATCTCTACCTTTTTACTTCCATCAGACTGACCTTGtaattttaaaataaaatgttcgGTTGGATTAAGGGAGTAGCTTTGTAGTCCATTCGCTCCTATATCAGAATCAAAAGCTCTTTCCAATACAAATTTAGCACCGAACACAGCTGATTCACTTATTTCGAATTTCATTGCATCTTTTTTGAAAACAGGAGCATTATCATTGATATCGGTAATCTCAATTGTGACTTGATAAAATTCTATTGGGTTCTCCATGATAATCTGAAAATGTAGTGCGCAAGGCGTCGTCTGTCTGCACATCACCTCACGGTCTATTCTCTCTTTGATAAGGAGAACTCCCCTTTCTTTATTCAACTCAATACATTCTGCACTGTTTCCAACGTGAATACGAGCATTACCTGTTTTTAGTCGTTTTATATCCAACCCCAAATCCTGCGCTATGTTACCGACTAAAGAGCCTTTCGCCATTTCTTCCGGAATGGAGTAACTGACTTGCCCGTTCActgaactgagagagaggatCGAGATAAACAACAGTACTTGCCGTGTCATTGTTCTGTCCGACATTGTCCCTTCACCATTAAACCACAACCACCATTCAGACCGTTAAGCAATTTTACATGTTCTGTTATATACAAATCCAGAAAAGAACAATAATGTCTTCCAATAATCCTTATCGCTGGAACAAAAGAATCGCAGCTTGTGTTCTCTATAACACGGACTGCGCGCTCTGCGCGcggctctttctctctgtaaaatATCGAGATGACGGGGAGGTACTGCTGCCAATCTGTTCTAAAACTGCAACACACTGACTGACCAACAGCGTCCCTCGGAGTTCAATGCACTGAACTTCAGCTCTTcgtaaaaaataaacaattctAAAATGGTTGGGAAGGGTTGAGTCTCCAAATAAGAATGTACAGCCCAATCATGTTTTACACAACCCAGTCATGTGGGCAATATTAACACATGAACAACTGTAAACATAGATACCAAAGGATGTGGACAAGTAATCTCAAACAAGATAAACGTTTATGAAACTATAGGCCTTACATTTACAACCGAACACGACTTCAGAAAACTGGACGCATGGTAGCGTGGTAATTTATACAAATAAACAATTACTTATATAGATGTATGaaattaattattattatattaaatgttTGCATGATCTTGACAATGGTGAAGACGTCAATACAATTCACCATTTCCTATGTCAAAGCTCCCTGTTTGCAAAGCACCGCGGTCCATCTCAGTGGTGCTGATTTGGCCACATCAGGGGAATGAACAGCATTTCTGTCCACGGAAAGCTTCCAAAAGTAAAGACTCGATATAAAAACAGTCAAAGACAATTATAGAATGCATTACACATAAAAATGTAGTTTTAGGGGAAAATTCATTATTTAAATATAACAGACCTCCAATGGCGAGTCTGGCTCATCCGGGTTGTTCTGTTTAGTCTGCATCCGCTGCATCGTCCCTGTAGAACTGGGGTCCATTATCAGTACGTTCTGACTACAGGGTCTGGCGAACTGACAGTCACTCTTTCTGGAGTCAGTCGTCCTGCACACCTCGTAATTGTACACGTGCTGTAGAGTTCCTGTCCCCAAAGTGTCTGCGTAACGTGGTGGATAATACGGAATAACCGGGAGATTGGAATGATAGAGGATGCGAGACTGTCTCCATCTGTATATTTTCACTGATATAATAACCACTAAACACGTGATGAACAGAAATGAGACTACAGCCAAAGCCAAGACTAAGTAAAGAGTCAGGTTGTCATTGTATTCTTTGTCGTGCGTAAAGTCAGTGAACTCCGAAAGCACTTCAGGGAAGCTGTCCGCCACCGCCACGTTAACATTGACTGTAGCTGAACGAGAGGGCTGCCCGTTGTCCTCCACTACAACAACAAGCCTTTGTTTCACAACATCTTTATCATTGACTTGGCGTATAGTTCTTATTTCCCCATTCTGTAAGCCCACTTCAAACAGTGCCCTGTCTGTCGCTTTCTGCAGTTTATAAGAGAGCCAGGCATTCTGTCCAG
This DNA window, taken from Oncorhynchus gorbuscha isolate QuinsamMale2020 ecotype Even-year linkage group LG13, OgorEven_v1.0, whole genome shotgun sequence, encodes the following:
- the LOC123993289 gene encoding protocadherin gamma-A5-like isoform X16; the protein is MSNRTMTRQVLLFISVLSLSSVNGQVSYSIPEEMATGSLVGNIAQDLGLDIKRLKSGKARIYTGDSAEYIELNTERGVLFIKERIDREALCGETTPCALHHQILLENPLEFYSLTIEITDINDNSPGFKNNEMEFEISESSQPGARFVLDRAVDNDVGVNDLQSYTLKSTDNFILKSHILPDGSKNVEMVLQTPLDREKQEQISLILTAVDGGEPQLSGTMRIIITVLDANDNAPVCSQAVYKVSVTENAPKGTIVATVSATDADQDSYGKVTYSMSNIVEGGAELFEVDDDDGVVSLLGNIDYERMKKYQIDIQARDAGGLIDSCKVIVDVSDLNDNKPIINIMSKTNAIFEDSVSGTVVTIINVQDSDSGDNGKVECSINENIPFTIKSTSNHFYSLVTDSDLDRERASEYNISVMCSDEGVPSLSSSVTLTLQISDVNDNAPVFERSSYEAYIIENNTPGLSIFTVKARDDDWNQNARVSYILEESLVNGVPVSSYVSVSADSGVIHAVRSFDYEQIKDFQFRVKAQDGGSPPLSSNVTVKIMIQDQNDNAPQVLYPVQTSSSLVAEMVPRSADVGYLVTKVVAVDVDSGQNAWLSYKLQKATDRALFEVGLQNGEMRTVRQVNDKDAVKQRLTVVVEDNGQPSRSAIVNVNVAVADSFPEVLSEFTDFTHDKEYNDNLTFYLVLALAVVSFLFITCLVVIISVKIYRWRQSRVLYHSNLPVIPYYPPRYADTLGTGTLQHVYNYEVCRTTDSRKSDCQFARPCSQNVLIMNPSSTGTMQRIQNEQNTLDEPDSPIEQKPPNADWRFTQGQRPGPSGAGGPPEMAMGTGPWPNPPTEAEQLQALMAAANEVSEATATLGPGTMGLSTRYSPQFTLQHVPDYRQNVYIPGSTATLTSNPQQQQQQQMAAQHQALQAQPSEAAPQPEPPKAAQTPASKKKSTKKEKK